In a single window of the Manis pentadactyla isolate mManPen7 chromosome 14, mManPen7.hap1, whole genome shotgun sequence genome:
- the LOC130680545 gene encoding olfactory receptor 4C13-like: MQRIIFVVFFLIYIFPVVGDVLILVTVTASPLLGTPRCFFLAYLSFIDACCSSVSAPKLIVDLLHEKKTVLFNGCMTQIFGEHFFGGADVTLLTVMAYDRYVAICKPLNYTMVMNQQVCGLLVGVMWVGAFLHATIQILFISQFSFCGPNIIDHFMSDLIPLLNLACTDTRTLGIFVAARYIIYRYILAYLVSTFVVPHCTEEGTQRCSEELVRRTHLPPQATLSASVTPCQAMMTAT; the protein is encoded by the exons ATGCAGAGAATcatatttgttgtgttttttctcaTCTACATCTTTCCTGTGGTAGGAGATGTGCTCATCTTGGTCACCGTCACTGCCAGCCCATTATTGGGAACTCCCAGGTGCTTCTTCCTGGCCTACCTCTCCTTTATTGATGCCTGCTGTTCCTCTGTAAGTGCCCCTAAACTGATTGTAGATTTACTCCATGAGAAGAAAACCGTCTTATTCAATGGGTGCATGACCCAGATCTTTGGGGAACATTTCTTTGGAGGTGCTGATGTTACCCTGCTGactgtgatggcctatgaccgctatgtggccatctgcaagcccttAAACTATACAATGGTCATGAATCAGCAGGTGTGTGGCCTGCTAGTGGGAGTGATGTGGGTGGGAGCCTTCCTTCATGCAACCATACAGATCCTCTTCATCTCCCAATTCTCCTTCTGTGGCCCTAACATCATAGATCACTTCATGAGTGACCTGATTCCTTTGCTCAATCTTGCCTGCACTGATACCCGCACTCTAGGGATCTTCGTAGCtgccagatatatcatttatagaTATATCCTTGCATACT TGGTGAGCACTTTTGTTGTCCCCCATTGTACGGAGGAAGGCACCCAGAGGTGCAGTGAGGAGCTAGTAAGGAGAACCCACCTGCCCCctcaggccacgctctcagcctCCGTGACTCCCTGCCAGGCGATGATGACAGCAACGTAA